Genomic DNA from Cytobacillus sp. IB215665:
AGTCCATAAAATGAAGGCTTCTGACAGTGGCAGGGGAGTGGCTTTTGGAAGAATAATTAAGTCTAGTAGAAAATCTATATTTCTCACAGGTACACTCACAAATGGGTCCTCTTCAAGTATAAAAGATATACTGTGGAGAGCATTTCCAAGAGAGCTAATTGCAGCTGGAATCAATCATCTTACATCAAACGAACAGTGGGCAACACGATATGGTGTTCTTGAAAAGATTCGAACGAATCACGATGAAACAATGACCGTTGGTAAAAATTCTAATCGTAAACGTGATAGTGTAGTGGTGAGAGAAAGGGCAGGTATTGCTCCATCACTTGTCGCTAATTTTCTTTTGGATAAGTCCATTTTTGTTGATTTGGTTGAGTTACAAGTCCCTTTGGTAGATCTGCATGAAGAACCAATAATTGTTGAACTAGATGAGGATCATCTTGAAGAATATAAGAGTCTTCATGGAGAGTTATTTAGTACAGCTACAGTCATGCAGAAAAGACTAGGCTCAGCTGCATGGGCTAAATTTAATCCAACAACAATTAATTATGTCGATCAGCCCAACTTAGGAGCATTTGTAGAGTATGAGGATGGAGATGAGATAATTTCTGTTCAAGCTCCAGCATTTCCCGACGACTATATAAATGCTAAAGAGCGACGACTGATTAAGATGGTACATTCTGAACTTGCTCAGGATCGCAAATCAGTAATTTTTACAAATTATACTGGTGAATATAAACAAAATGAACGTTTACAAGAAGTATTGGCCAAACACGGTATTAGTTCACAAATATTAAATGGAAATGTACCCACACATGCTCGATTTGACTGGCTTGAACAACAGGCAAAGAAAGGAACACAGGTCATCATTACCAACATGAAATTGGTAGAAGTAGGCTTAGATTTGATGGAGTATCCAAGTCTTCATTTTTATCAGATGAATGATGATATTAATACTGTACGTCAAGCTAGCAGGAGAAGCTGGAGGTTAGGTCAACACAGGTTGTGTAAGGTGTTCTATTATGTAGCGAAAAAGACACAGCAAATGGCACAATTCGAACGTTTAATGTCAAGGCGCGTATCAGCTCTCATTGTTGAAGGTCGTATTGAGCGTTCAGATGAATTAGCTAAGTATGCAGACATGTCAGTAAGTGGATTGACTAGTGATCTATCAAAATCACTTGAATCAACTGAGGTGGCTAATGCATGGAAACAAGTAGCTGCAAAGGATGTTGACAGCAACATTGAGATTGTTAGTGAAGAAGAGTTTCAGCAAAAAGTATCTGATGCTTTTGCTCGCTTGACTCAAGAAACAATCAAGTTGTCTGGCTATGTTCCACCTGCAGTAGATGAAATCAAAAAAGAAGAACCAGTATCTGAATTGTCCTTTGATGACCTTGATGTTGATGCCATTGAAGAAGCTTTTGCGCTATTTGATCAGCTGAACGCTGAAAAAATAGAGGAAATCTTTGATGAGATCGATGAAAAGGAACAGAAGGAAATAGATATGGTAGACAAGAAGCGGAGAGAAAAGCGGTTGGAGGAAATGGACAAAGAAAATGTCGATTCAACTGAGCAATTAGATCTCTTTGCTATTTAAAAATGAAAGACGAGGGAATTTATCCTTCGTCTTTTTATTTATATTAAAAAAATATAAGGGGAGTGTTTTAAATGAACATTTACATGAAGAATTACAAAAAATTAAACCAGGTATTAACTCAGTGTTTTGGTGATGATCTGAGCACGGGTAACCATATTAGTTTGGAGTCTGCTGGATTTATGGATCTAGTAGTAGAAGTGATTGGTGATGACCTCATATCACTATCACATTACTACGAATTAAATGGGGACTTAATGGCTGATCCTGACATGGTTATTCGTTTGTATCCTGAACAACAAACGTGTGAGGCATTATCATTTCAAAATGATAGTTTAGGAGTATATCAGAAAGTGTATGTAGATGAGAAACACTATTATCCTAGGCTAAAAAGGGAATTAAATAGCTTTTTGTCGTTATGGCTTACTAATATTGAAGAACAAGGCTATTTAAACAATCACAAAAAGGGTGTGACTGCATGACTAGAAGCGGATTTACGAAATCAGGATTCATCAAAGGATTCTCAGCCTGTGGTCATTGGAGTTTATGCGATATGGGGAGAGGGACTTGCTACTACAGTAAGTCTGATCCTGAAACAATGATGTATTGTGGCGCTTATAAACTTAATCATAAAGTAGAAGTTAGTAGTCTATTTGATGAAATTGATGCTGAGAAGATAGAGGAAATTTTTAATAGTCTACCTTTAATTGAAGAATCAAAGAATGAACCATCTACCAATTCTCGTCAGCCTAAATCATATGATATTCAAAAAAATATCCAAAGAATAATTAAACATGAAGAATTGACTGTATCAAAAATAACAGACTATGAAGTTCTTCAAATAGCTGCTAAAGAATGGGCAGGCTTGGGTCATGAATCCAATTGGATTAATTCGGCTCTTGAAAAAAACGATATTGACAAAGCCTTTAACTACTTTAAAGCAGTTGTTCGCTCATCAGGATCAGGTGGTCGTATGATTAATTTTTCCTCATACCGTGAGGAAATTAAAATAACAACAAGAGATGGTAGAACCTTTAACCCAACTGTAAAAGAACTATTTAAAATCTATCGAGATCAGTGGGAGATCGAAAATGAAGTTAACTTGTTTAGCTTTCAATAAAAGGGGGAGTGAAAATGACAGATAAAGATTATGGTTTTCTTGTGTCATCATTAAACACTATTAAAGATCCGTACGATGAATTATTGGGAGACGTGAGAAACGGCATATATCGAAAATCCTAATGTATCTTGGACATGGGTTGTTAAACCTTTTGTTAGGGCGATTTTCAGCTACAAAACTTTGTTATCTAAAGATGATGCAGCTTCGTTACTTGTTAAACTAACATCATCATCGTTAATTATGAATTCAACATTGTTATTAGCTATTGTAGATCGTTTTGCAATAACAGGTAATCAGCTGTTCTGGATCGTTGCTCTAGTAGCTTATTTAACATCTGTGATTAGTAATTTTGTTAGACAACTGGATGTTAAGGATAGATACTTTGATATATCGGCTTTAAGGTTTATGCAAAATAAATTGTTTAATAAAATTATGTCGCCGTATATTAGTACAAATCCTTTTAATTTCAGCACACTATACGACTTTTTAAGAGATTTATCGTCGCATTCAACTGAACAATTTAAGCCTGTGATTGAGGACTGGGTTAAAACGAAACAAGAAATGGATGATATACAAAATACTTCAGTAATCTTAAGTCAAAATATCCAAGAACTCAATAAGGCACGGACAAATCAGGCTAAACTAATAAATCATCTTATAAAAACAATGCAAAGAATATCAAAAGGTAAGTTTGATAAAGATGATTTAATGCTAGGTATTGATTACTCTTTGTTCGAGTGTACAAATGACCAACTACTATTAAGAGCTAGTCATGGTTTAACCAGCACCCCAGAAAAAATTGATTTAGATAATCTATCAAAAAAACAAGAAGATTGGGCTGTAATATATGCTATGCAAGATGAAGATGAAGATTTTTGGGATGATGAATCTCATGGAAGACGTGTAGTATCAAAAAGGTTTAAAATGGAAGATGGAACAATTTACGTATACAGCTTCCATTTCCATGAAAGTCAAAGTGAAAACTATGATATAATATACTTAAAAGATGTCGCAAGAATCCTGTATTCTATCATTTATCATTGGCACAACTGCCAACGAAGAACACAGGTAAAGGGGGAGATATTGTGAGTCCAAAAGTCTTAAAACTTCCAACATCAGATGAAATACTAGAAAACGTTATAGACGCTAATGAAAAATTTCAAAACTTACTAGATAAACATATAGAAAGCTATAATAAGCTTGAAAAAGATATGAGAAAGTTTCAAGAGTTTCATGAAAATCTAAACAAGGCATTTGAAAAGAATGCTTAATACAAAAAGAAATTAAAAAGATCAGTGACCTATTTTGTGTCACTGATCTTTTTGTTCGAATAAGTTATACAGTACAAGTGTACAATTGTAGTAAGGAGGGGAGTAAAATGTCCAACAAACCAAAAGATAATATTATACAGTTCCCTAAAAAAAAGAAACCACAGCGCTTAAAATTAAAATCATCTGAAGAAGTATTTGCTGAGGCAGAAAAAAATATAATGGATGCTATTAAAACTTTAGAGAAATATACCAAAAAACATGATAAAAAATGATAAGTGATTCATACTTTGCCTATTTCTCTTCTTGATCGACAACCTCTGGTTCACTCAAAAAAATCCCTCGCTCAAAATAATACTCCCGAAGCTCTTCAAAATCATCCGGTCCATATGTTTGTACAAGATCAAACACTTTTTCTTCATCTAAAGATTCGTCTACAGCTCTAACAACCGCTTCAACAAGTGTAAGACCTTTGTTATCCTTAATATGATTTGTATTATAATCACTATTAAAAGCTGCAATTCGTACGTGGATCATCACGATCATCCTTTCTTGCTTGATTAGATTTATAGGAGATTTTTTCTCGAAATTTAATCACTACCAACTTCAAAGCTTCCATCTACATCATGGAAAGATTCTCTGTGATTATTTAAAGATGTTTCACTATTGCTACCACCACTCTTTTCACTAACATGACTGTCACAATCAATTAAGCTACCAGCTACATCTCTTCATTTTATGTCATATATCCCATATAACGTTCCCTCCGTGTGGTCT
This window encodes:
- a CDS encoding helicase-related protein: MKKIQVTEDGKQLEAFVKLIISEKNDKNERIIHGVSMAGTNTASRAVHAAMYTSHHLEIIDDDTNKKETVLTTQQYRRIEHIDGKVNHTFAMPRSSVAEDYKELVINNVKNQNKYMPERIVVAPKGDINEVVGNFLAETFGLPKLPSWRDLYLTIFVGEKIKKLDIETTKLAGEWKHAKAVKIKSMSEEEVLKRINDAIAKGHLKTKNTSIMGEGNFHEGMTTSEYLKKNAEIIAKKIDAHMKPIYDGTHYLPYLGETERICLPAQAKAVMSAYEVLKQKQGVFVVGDMGTGKTQISLSTVYTYARNREVTGAKNGTSCLIVAPSNVLPKWATSEIPKTLGKKRVTVKVIRNTEDALAYVRRVKSGYKVPKGKIEFVLVSTDRMKFAAQGYVLGAKWNPYHFHWTSPNTGKPLVTPKIKQGDKEEDMIAGWSDVVSKPSKPPTLAQIEKAREDGTLGHNGLPIGYIKKWKDSIRAFQDDYKKDSKKDCSLARPALKKLAEGNGKPRWMIAEIFQRHLRNHFHIGIYDEVHKMKASDSGRGVAFGRIIKSSRKSIFLTGTLTNGSSSSIKDILWRAFPRELIAAGINHLTSNEQWATRYGVLEKIRTNHDETMTVGKNSNRKRDSVVVRERAGIAPSLVANFLLDKSIFVDLVELQVPLVDLHEEPIIVELDEDHLEEYKSLHGELFSTATVMQKRLGSAAWAKFNPTTINYVDQPNLGAFVEYEDGDEIISVQAPAFPDDYINAKERRLIKMVHSELAQDRKSVIFTNYTGEYKQNERLQEVLAKHGISSQILNGNVPTHARFDWLEQQAKKGTQVIITNMKLVEVGLDLMEYPSLHFYQMNDDINTVRQASRRSWRLGQHRLCKVFYYVAKKTQQMAQFERLMSRRVSALIVEGRIERSDELAKYADMSVSGLTSDLSKSLESTEVANAWKQVAAKDVDSNIEIVSEEEFQQKVSDAFARLTQETIKLSGYVPPAVDEIKKEEPVSELSFDDLDVDAIEEAFALFDQLNAEKIEEIFDEIDEKEQKEIDMVDKKRREKRLEEMDKENVDSTEQLDLFAI
- a CDS encoding DUF1249 domain-containing protein, with amino-acid sequence MNIYMKNYKKLNQVLTQCFGDDLSTGNHISLESAGFMDLVVEVIGDDLISLSHYYELNGDLMADPDMVIRLYPEQQTCEALSFQNDSLGVYQKVYVDEKHYYPRLKRELNSFLSLWLTNIEEQGYLNNHKKGVTA